Genomic window (Aquimarina sp. BL5):
GTAATTGTCCCCTTTTTTACAACTGTATTACTTCTAGATATTATATAATAATAAATAAGTTCGTTTGCTTGTGATACTGAGTTGGCTGGCCAATCTGCATTGTAACCTCCATTTTTCTGGAAATCTACTTTTCCATTAGAAGAGTATATAGTAACCTCTACATCAGTTTCTCCAAAGGAGTTAGGTAAAACCCAATCATTATTAGCTGCGTTACCACCAGGAGTAATAACGTTTGGTATTAGTTCTGATAAGGCCTGTGGGCCTCCTACCAAAGCATTTAGTGTGCGCTTTGTACATAAAGATGTATTTATTATTGCGAAATATTCTCCTTCTTCTGTTACTGTTAAAACATTAGTTGTCTCTCCTTCTATCAAAACTTCTTCTCCATTTTCAATCACATACCACTCATACGTAAAATTAGTATTTAATGGTGCGGTTAATACTACTGATTCTCCAGCTTGTAATACTGGAGGCGTAATATCCAAAACTATTTCACCCAATAGGAAATCTATTGGTAAATTATTGGAAATAGCATCTAGCGCACCCCCTGGTTCCGGTCCAAAAACAGCACTTAACTCAAAACTTCCTCCACTGTCCGAACCACCTACATCTAACGACAAAGAAGTCTCACCTGTTGAGACTCCATCTTTAAACCATTCAAAATCAAATAAATCAAATTGATCTGTGGTGAGTGGAACTGACTCGTTGTCTGTAGTTATTCCCACCATTTCTGTTAATGCTATGGTAATTGGATCCTGCTCGCAATCGACGACTTCTTCTGGGGCTATGGTAATAGCAATTCTATTAGCTGTTCTTACCTTGGTTTCCGTTACCAGGAACGAATTACAAGGGTCATCCGCTTCAATTTCTATTCTATAATCTCCAACAAATGGAGCTGGAAATGATAAAGTTTGACTTGTTGTTACACCCTGACTTTGAATATTAGTATCCACGATAAACCTAAAAATACTTCCAATAGGAGCATCAGTTTCTATAGTCAAGTTTAAAACTTGGGTTGGTAACAATATCAAACCTTCTGGCAGCGGAACTGTAATACTAGAACCTTCATTTGTTACAACAACCGGTGGTGTTTCCAAATCTGAGCATTCTTCACTAATATTTATTTGTAAAATATATTCTCCTCCAAAATTGTTATCCGGTAAAACTATCGTTGAAGCAATCTCTCCTTCTAGCGCCTCACCGTCTTTAAACCATTGATAGCCGTACCTTCTGTCCACTACATTTGCACTTGCTGATAATATTTTATCTTCATCTGGACAGAACGAAAAATCTGGAGCATTGGTAACAATAGATATATCTCCAACACTTATTAAAAGCGCATCCACTGTATTAGACTTATTGAACCTAAAAACATTATTACATAACCCCACCTGAACTCGCGCCTGATATTCTCCTACTTCCGTTATCAATAAAGTAGGACTATTTTCTCCAGGAATTATTATATCATCTTTTAACCATTCCCAATTAAAATCATTTGCATCGAATACATTATCATTGGTGTCTCTAACTTCTACTGCTATTTCCTTTGCAAAAGATGCAACATTACAAAATATCACATCCTCTCTTTCGTTAAGAATTACTTCTAAATTATCATCATCAAAAAAATGAAACGGTATAGGATCTGATATTATACTTGTAACATTTCCTTCGGTAGCTGTTACTCTTAATCTATAGTTATCACTATTCGCATCTTGGGGGACTGCAACACCAATAAAATTAATATTAGAAGGTCCACCTGAAGCCTCATTGGGACCTGAAGCCGTTAATAATTCTTCTCCTCCATTTGCAAAGCTTCCGGTAGGATCTGATAACTCTAAGATAAAAACATTACTTGCAGGCAGTGCATTCCCTGGAGATAACTCTGCAACAAAATCAAAACTGTTACTTAAAGTACCACAAGCTTGGGCTCCAGAAGTTAAGGAAGGAGCGCCAATAATACGTTGCGCTTTGGCCACATGGATTCCAAGTGCCAAAAATATCACAACGATTGTAAGGTTAAGTCTTTTCTTCATAGTTATCACACCCGTTAATATTATGTGAAAATATGCACTATTAATCAACCGATTTGGGGCGCTTGTTAATAATGTTGTTAATATAATTATTGTAAAGTCATAAAATTATGAATTAAAAATTTATATCAAACCAATTTTTCGTTTTTTTTTGTAATAATATTCTTACTTGTTTTAAACACTATAATTACATCTACTAACGTCGTCAAACCAAATAAATTGTTCCTCACACAATCATCTTATAATCAACTACTTAAAACGAATTCAAATTAAAAAACACAGACTATTATCTTATATTATTTTTTCATTTGTAAATAGAAAAAAAGCTAATTTATGGGTTATAAAAATGAAAAAAGCTCGTAAGTCACTTTTTTTATGGGGTTAAAAAACACGTAAAAATGACAAGTTTTACCGATTAAGTGTATTAATTATTCTTAAAATTTCGTTTATTTTTTAAAGCAAAAATAGAATTTGTTCACCGATAATTATCATTTCTTAACAGATAGATTTTTGTATAATCTTAATGGAATATTACTTGTAGGAAAAACTTTTACAATATACTATAATTCATTCAATTCATACGTAAAATTAAAACCAATGCTATATATAATATGTTTTGCGGAAAATTCCCTAAAAAATCATAAAAAAAACCCAAAATCTTCAAAGTTTTTGGGTTCTTCTTTAATCTTATAATTATGTTATTCTACTTCTCTTCTGTAGCGGGTTTTTCCCCATTTAATTCGGCGATAATTTTATCTGTTAAATCTAATTCTTTCTTGGCATAAAAGATATTCTTTACCTCTGTTTCTCCATAGATATATGTATATCCATTGTTTTTCCCGTAGTCTTTAATAAAATTATCAACCTTCGCAATAATAGAATCAATTTCTGTCTGGCTACCTAGTTGAATCTCTTGCATTCTGGTTTGTTGTTCTCTTTGCAAACCTTGTTGCTTTGCCATCAACTCTTGCTCCTTCTTTTCTCTATTAGTTTTAGTCATAGATTTCATTATATTCTGATATCCCTGAACCTCTATCTGAAACTGTTTTGCTTTTTCTTCTAATTCTGCTCTAACTTCATTATTCTTTTTTGTCCACTTTTCCTTAGCTATTTTCATTTCACTAAAATCTGATACTACTTTAGTGTTATTTACATAACCAGTTTTTTCAATTTGTTGATTGCATGACGTCATTCCTATTAATGCAATGGCAATCCATATAAAATTTCTCATTATTTTAAAAATTTAGTTCTGCGCAAAAATATCAAAGTTCATCTGATGTTATACTCATAACTTCATCAAATTAAGAAGGTATAAGAAAAAACAATCACTCCTACCTAAGCGATTGTAAAAAACAATGAAGATTGATTAAAAATGCGCTTTTTTAAGCGTTTTTCTAAAAAAACCTAAGTATTATATCACAAAACTATTAGAAAAGCGCTTAAAAGTTCTTAAAAACAAAATTTATAAGCTTTTTAATATATATATGTGTGAAGAATATTCTTTTGAACGTTTTCCTTTAATATTTGATAGCAATCCAATCCAAATTGCTTTTGCAAAATTCATTTTTCCATTTTTGTATTTCTCTGACAAAAGAGAGACATAAAACGAATCAAACAATAATGGTTTCGTTTTCTCTAACATCATTCCTTCTTTCTCAAAAAGTGTTTTCATCGAATTTTTAGAAAAATGCCAAAGATGTCTAGGTACGTCATAAGCGGCCCAAAAGGATTTATAATAAAGAGCATCGTAGGATTTAAAATTAGGAACTGCTATAATCAAATGCCCTCCGGGTTTTAAAAGACGTTTCAATTCTTTTATCTGAGCTGACAAATCAGGAACATGTTCTAGTACATGCCACATAGTGATTATATCAAAGCTATTAGACGATAACTTAGTCGCATCCGGTTCTAAAACAATTCCTTTTTCTTTGGCGAGTGCCCTGGCCTGTTCATTTGGTTCGATCCCAATAACTTGCCAGTGTTTTTTATTCGCCTCTATTAAAAAA
Coding sequences:
- a CDS encoding gliding motility-associated C-terminal domain-containing protein, which produces MKKRLNLTIVVIFLALGIHVAKAQRIIGAPSLTSGAQACGTLSNSFDFVAELSPGNALPASNVFILELSDPTGSFANGGEELLTASGPNEASGGPSNINFIGVAVPQDANSDNYRLRVTATEGNVTSIISDPIPFHFFDDDNLEVILNEREDVIFCNVASFAKEIAVEVRDTNDNVFDANDFNWEWLKDDIIIPGENSPTLLITEVGEYQARVQVGLCNNVFRFNKSNTVDALLISVGDISIVTNAPDFSFCPDEDKILSASANVVDRRYGYQWFKDGEALEGEIASTIVLPDNNFGGEYILQINISEECSDLETPPVVVTNEGSSITVPLPEGLILLPTQVLNLTIETDAPIGSIFRFIVDTNIQSQGVTTSQTLSFPAPFVGDYRIEIEADDPCNSFLVTETKVRTANRIAITIAPEEVVDCEQDPITIALTEMVGITTDNESVPLTTDQFDLFDFEWFKDGVSTGETSLSLDVGGSDSGGSFELSAVFGPEPGGALDAISNNLPIDFLLGEIVLDITPPVLQAGESVVLTAPLNTNFTYEWYVIENGEEVLIEGETTNVLTVTEEGEYFAIINTSLCTKRTLNALVGGPQALSELIPNVITPGGNAANNDWVLPNSFGETDVEVTIYSSNGKVDFQKNGGYNADWPANSVSQANELIYYYIISRSNTVVKKGTITVMR
- a CDS encoding OmpH family outer membrane protein yields the protein MRNFIWIAIALIGMTSCNQQIEKTGYVNNTKVVSDFSEMKIAKEKWTKKNNEVRAELEEKAKQFQIEVQGYQNIMKSMTKTNREKKEQELMAKQQGLQREQQTRMQEIQLGSQTEIDSIIAKVDNFIKDYGKNNGYTYIYGETEVKNIFYAKKELDLTDKIIAELNGEKPATEEK
- a CDS encoding bifunctional 2-polyprenyl-6-hydroxyphenol methylase/3-demethylubiquinol 3-O-methyltransferase UbiG; translation: MNREKSNIYIECLDHTVSGEKFKLYKDRDHDMLVTIPRPDENSLGKYYESEDYISHTDAKRTVFEKTYHLVKKYSLNKKVKLISKLHQGTGTLLDIGAGTGDFLIEANKKHWQVIGIEPNEQARALAKEKGIVLEPDATKLSSNSFDIITMWHVLEHVPDLSAQIKELKRLLKPGGHLIIAVPNFKSYDALYYKSFWAAYDVPRHLWHFSKNSMKTLFEKEGMMLEKTKPLLFDSFYVSLLSEKYKNGKMNFAKAIWIGLLSNIKGKRSKEYSSHIYILKSL